From one Gracilimonas sp. genomic stretch:
- a CDS encoding NRDE family protein — protein MCLITFAYKSHPRYDLILAGNRDEFYGRPTREAKFWSEEGNPNILAGKDLEAGGTWLGVHKSGKWSALTNYRDPSIKKEDPPSRGEIVLDYLKANQTAMDYLADLSKKAELYNGFNLLVWDEKDFYHYSNQNKKVTRIEPGIHGLSNALLDTPWPKLVTANQELRNIISEEDFDKEDIFKLLADDRKASDHELPVTGIPKELEKAVSSIFIKTENYGSRCSTVLLIDKEGNIDFTERRFEPGTTEIAGEQYFRI, from the coding sequence ATGTGCTTAATTACTTTTGCATACAAATCTCATCCCAGGTACGATCTCATCCTGGCCGGCAACAGGGATGAATTCTATGGCCGGCCAACCCGCGAGGCAAAATTTTGGTCTGAGGAAGGTAACCCAAATATTTTAGCCGGCAAAGACCTTGAAGCCGGCGGAACGTGGCTTGGTGTTCATAAAAGTGGAAAATGGAGTGCCCTTACCAACTATCGTGACCCTTCAATCAAAAAAGAGGACCCTCCCAGTCGTGGCGAAATAGTGCTTGATTACTTAAAAGCCAATCAGACTGCTATGGATTATCTTGCTGATCTATCCAAGAAGGCTGAATTATATAATGGATTTAACTTATTGGTATGGGACGAAAAGGATTTTTACCACTACTCAAACCAAAATAAAAAAGTAACAAGGATTGAGCCTGGTATTCACGGGCTGAGCAATGCCCTGCTCGACACTCCATGGCCAAAACTAGTAACGGCAAATCAGGAGCTGCGTAATATCATTTCTGAAGAGGATTTTGATAAAGAAGATATTTTTAAACTCCTCGCTGATGATAGAAAAGCATCAGACCATGAGTTACCTGTTACCGGGATTCCCAAAGAATTGGAAAAAGCCGTCTCGTCCATTTTTATCAAGACCGAGAATTATGGGTCTCGATGTTCTACGGTTTTACTGATTGATAAAGAGGGAAACATCGATTTTACCGAACGTCGGTTTGAGCCAGGTACTACCGAGATTGCAGGCGAACAATATT